Proteins encoded together in one Onychomys torridus chromosome 1, mOncTor1.1, whole genome shotgun sequence window:
- the LOC118575524 gene encoding olfactory receptor 2D3-like: protein MGRKNETFVDEFLLLGLSQDAQTQTLLFVLFFIIYVLTVLGNLLIIILVFMDSRLHTPMYFFLRSLSFADLCFSNSIVPQVLSHFLTKRKTISFWGCVTQVIVTLQIGCTECALLAVMSYDRYVAVCKPLHYSTIMTQQLCLQLALGSWASGLLVSLIDTTVAFHLPYKGQNTVSHYFCELPALLKLTSADTYSTEMVIFAMGVIILLAPVSLILISYWNIISTVIQMQSGEGRLKVFSTCGSHLIVVVLFYGSAIFNYMQPNTKTTKKQSKIISVFYTVVTPMLNPIIYSLRNKDVKGAFRRLGARMSFFRKK, encoded by the coding sequence ATGGGAAGGAAAAACGAGACCTTTGTAGATGAGTTTTTGTTACTGGGTCTTTCACAAGATGCACAGACTCAGAcccttctgtttgttcttttcttcatcATTTATGTGCTGACTGTACTTGGAAACTTGCTCATCATTATCCTTGTCTTCATGGATTCTAGACTTCATACTCCCATGTACTTTTTTCTTAGAAGCCTCTCTTTTGCAGATCTCTGTTTCTCAAACAGCATTGTTCCTCAAGTATTGTCCCACTTCCTGacaaaaaggaaaactatttctttttgGGGCTGTGTGACACAGGTAATTGTTACCCTTCAGATTGGATGTACAGAGTGTGCTCTGCTAGCAGTGATGTCCTATGACCGGTATGTGGCTGTGTGTAAGCCCTTACACTACTCCACCATCATGACCCAACAACTATGTCTCCAGCTGGCTCTAGGGTCCTGGGCTAGTGGGCTCCTAGTATCTCTGATAGACACTACAGTTGCTTTCCATCTTCCCTATAAAGGGCAGAACACAGTCAGCCACTACTTTTGTGAGCTTCCCGCCCTCCTGAAGCTGACTTCAGCAGACACTTATAGCACAGAAATGGTCATCTTTGCAATGGGGGTGATAATCCTCCTAGCACCTGTCTCCCTCATCCTCATCTCCTACTGGAACATCATCTCCACTGTGATCCAGATGCagtctggggaggggaggctcaAAGTCTTCTCCACCTGTGGTTCCCATCTCATTGTTGTTGTCCTTTTCTATGGCTCAGCAATATTTAACTATATGCAGCCAAACACCAAAACCACAAAGAAGCAAAGTAAGATAATATCTGTGTTCTATACAGTGGTGACTCCAATGCTAAACCCCATAATTTATAGTCTGAGGAACAAGGATGTCAAGGGTGCCTTCAGGAGACTAGGTGCAAGAATGTCCTTCTTTCGCAAGAAATGA